The following coding sequences lie in one Anomalospiza imberbis isolate Cuckoo-Finch-1a 21T00152 chromosome 21, ASM3175350v1, whole genome shotgun sequence genomic window:
- the NR6A1 gene encoding nuclear receptor subfamily 6 group A member 1 isoform X2, with translation MELEPPAELPEPRAASKGPPRSATDVEQMSSSSPVLPVNSVGNERVDQRTCLICGDRATGLHYGIISCEGCKGFFKRSICNKRVYRCSRDKNCVMSRKQRNRCQYCRLLKCLQMGMNRKAIREDGMPGGRNKSIGPVQISEEEIERIMSGQEFEGEANMSWSNNGDSDHSSPGNGVSESNQPSPVSTPSSRSVELNGFAALRDQYLGTPVSTHYQYLPHLFSYSAHSALVAPQPRSLDPQSHGLISQLVCAEDLEPLGTPMLIEDGYKVTQAELFALLCRLADELLFRQIAWIKKLPFFCELSIKDYTCLLSSTWQELILLSSLTVYSKQIFGDLADVTSKYSPSDDELHRFSEEGMEVMERLIYLFRKFSQLKVSNEEYACMKAINFLNQDIRGLTNASQLEQLNKRYWYVCQDFTEYKYPHQPNRFPDLMMCLPEIRYIAGKMVNVPLEQLPLLFKAVLHSCKTSVSKE, from the exons ATGAGCGGGTGGATCAGCGAACCTGCCTGATCTGCGGGGACAGGGCCACGGGGCTGCACTATGGCATCATCTCCTGCGAGGGCTGCAAGGGCTTCTTCAAGAGGAGCATCTGCAACAAGCGGGTGTACCGATGCAGCCGGGACAAGAACTGCGTCATGTCCCGCAAGCAGCGCAACAGGTGCCAGTACTGCCGGCTGCTCAAGTGCCTCCAGATGGGCATGAACCGCAAAG CAATCAGGGAGGATGGCATGCCAGGAGGCAGAAACAAAAGCATCGGACCTGTCCAG ATATCAGAGGAAGAGATTGAGAGAATTATGTCTGGGCAAGAATTTGAGGGAGAGGCAAACATGTCATGGAGCAACAACGGAGACAGTGACCATAGCTCCCCTGGAAATGGCGTTTCTGAGAGCAACCAGCCTTCACCTGTTTCTACTCCATCTTCAAG GTCCGTGGAGCTGAACGGGTTCGCTGCACTCAGGGATCAGTACCTGGGCACGCCGGTGTCCACGCACTACCAGTACCTGCCGCACCTTTTTAGCTACTCGGCGCACTCGGCGCTGGTGGCGCCGCAGCCGCGCAGCCTGGACCCGCAGTCGCACGGGCTCATCAGCCAGCTGGTGTGTGCCGAGGACCTGGAGCCGCTCGGCACGCCCATGCTCATCGAGGACGG GTATAAAGTGACTCAGGCAGAGCTGTTTGCGTTGCTGTGTCGTCTGGCGGATGAATTGCTTTTCAGGCAGATTGCTTGGATCAAGAAGCTGCCGTTCTTCTGCGAACTCTCCATCAAGGACTATACCTGCCTGCTCAGCTCTACGTGGCAGGAGCTGATCCTGCTCTCCTCGCTGACTGTTTACAGCAAGCAGATCTTTGGTGACCTCGCCGATGTCACCTCCAAGTACTCGCCCTCTGACGACGAGCTGCACAG GTTCAGTGAAGAGGGGATGGAGGTGATGGAGCGCTTGATCTACCTCTTTCGCAAATTCAGCCAGCTGAAGGTCAGCAACGAGGAGTACGCCTGCATGAAAGCCATCAACTTCCTCAACCAAG ATATCAGGGGTCTGACCAACGcctcccagctggagcagctgaacAAGCGGTACTGGTACGTGTGCCAGGACTTCACGGAGTACAAATACCCCCACCAGCCAAACCGCTTCCCGGATTTAATGATGTGTCTGCCAGAGATACGCTACATTGCAG GAAAAATGGTGAATgtccctctggagcagctgcctcTCCTTTTTAAGGCCGTTCTACATTCCTGCAAGACGAGTGTGAGCAAAGAGTGA
- the NR6A1 gene encoding nuclear receptor subfamily 6 group A member 1 isoform X1, which produces MELEPPAELPEPRAASKGPPRSATDVEQMSSSSPVLPVNSVGNERVDQRTCLICGDRATGLHYGIISCEGCKGFFKRSICNKRVYRCSRDKNCVMSRKQRNRCQYCRLLKCLQMGMNRKAIREDGMPGGRNKSIGPVQISEEEIERIMSGQEFEGEANMSWSNNGDSDHSSPGNGVSESNQPSPVSTPSSSRSVELNGFAALRDQYLGTPVSTHYQYLPHLFSYSAHSALVAPQPRSLDPQSHGLISQLVCAEDLEPLGTPMLIEDGYKVTQAELFALLCRLADELLFRQIAWIKKLPFFCELSIKDYTCLLSSTWQELILLSSLTVYSKQIFGDLADVTSKYSPSDDELHRFSEEGMEVMERLIYLFRKFSQLKVSNEEYACMKAINFLNQDIRGLTNASQLEQLNKRYWYVCQDFTEYKYPHQPNRFPDLMMCLPEIRYIAGKMVNVPLEQLPLLFKAVLHSCKTSVSKE; this is translated from the exons ATGAGCGGGTGGATCAGCGAACCTGCCTGATCTGCGGGGACAGGGCCACGGGGCTGCACTATGGCATCATCTCCTGCGAGGGCTGCAAGGGCTTCTTCAAGAGGAGCATCTGCAACAAGCGGGTGTACCGATGCAGCCGGGACAAGAACTGCGTCATGTCCCGCAAGCAGCGCAACAGGTGCCAGTACTGCCGGCTGCTCAAGTGCCTCCAGATGGGCATGAACCGCAAAG CAATCAGGGAGGATGGCATGCCAGGAGGCAGAAACAAAAGCATCGGACCTGTCCAG ATATCAGAGGAAGAGATTGAGAGAATTATGTCTGGGCAAGAATTTGAGGGAGAGGCAAACATGTCATGGAGCAACAACGGAGACAGTGACCATAGCTCCCCTGGAAATGGCGTTTCTGAGAGCAACCAGCCTTCACCTGTTTCTACTCCATCTTCAAG tagGTCCGTGGAGCTGAACGGGTTCGCTGCACTCAGGGATCAGTACCTGGGCACGCCGGTGTCCACGCACTACCAGTACCTGCCGCACCTTTTTAGCTACTCGGCGCACTCGGCGCTGGTGGCGCCGCAGCCGCGCAGCCTGGACCCGCAGTCGCACGGGCTCATCAGCCAGCTGGTGTGTGCCGAGGACCTGGAGCCGCTCGGCACGCCCATGCTCATCGAGGACGG GTATAAAGTGACTCAGGCAGAGCTGTTTGCGTTGCTGTGTCGTCTGGCGGATGAATTGCTTTTCAGGCAGATTGCTTGGATCAAGAAGCTGCCGTTCTTCTGCGAACTCTCCATCAAGGACTATACCTGCCTGCTCAGCTCTACGTGGCAGGAGCTGATCCTGCTCTCCTCGCTGACTGTTTACAGCAAGCAGATCTTTGGTGACCTCGCCGATGTCACCTCCAAGTACTCGCCCTCTGACGACGAGCTGCACAG GTTCAGTGAAGAGGGGATGGAGGTGATGGAGCGCTTGATCTACCTCTTTCGCAAATTCAGCCAGCTGAAGGTCAGCAACGAGGAGTACGCCTGCATGAAAGCCATCAACTTCCTCAACCAAG ATATCAGGGGTCTGACCAACGcctcccagctggagcagctgaacAAGCGGTACTGGTACGTGTGCCAGGACTTCACGGAGTACAAATACCCCCACCAGCCAAACCGCTTCCCGGATTTAATGATGTGTCTGCCAGAGATACGCTACATTGCAG GAAAAATGGTGAATgtccctctggagcagctgcctcTCCTTTTTAAGGCCGTTCTACATTCCTGCAAGACGAGTGTGAGCAAAGAGTGA
- the NR6A1 gene encoding nuclear receptor subfamily 6 group A member 1 isoform X3: MELEPPAELPEPRAASKGPPRSDERVDQRTCLICGDRATGLHYGIISCEGCKGFFKRSICNKRVYRCSRDKNCVMSRKQRNRCQYCRLLKCLQMGMNRKAIREDGMPGGRNKSIGPVQISEEEIERIMSGQEFEGEANMSWSNNGDSDHSSPGNGVSESNQPSPVSTPSSSRSVELNGFAALRDQYLGTPVSTHYQYLPHLFSYSAHSALVAPQPRSLDPQSHGLISQLVCAEDLEPLGTPMLIEDGYKVTQAELFALLCRLADELLFRQIAWIKKLPFFCELSIKDYTCLLSSTWQELILLSSLTVYSKQIFGDLADVTSKYSPSDDELHRFSEEGMEVMERLIYLFRKFSQLKVSNEEYACMKAINFLNQDIRGLTNASQLEQLNKRYWYVCQDFTEYKYPHQPNRFPDLMMCLPEIRYIAGKMVNVPLEQLPLLFKAVLHSCKTSVSKE, from the exons ATGAGCGGGTGGATCAGCGAACCTGCCTGATCTGCGGGGACAGGGCCACGGGGCTGCACTATGGCATCATCTCCTGCGAGGGCTGCAAGGGCTTCTTCAAGAGGAGCATCTGCAACAAGCGGGTGTACCGATGCAGCCGGGACAAGAACTGCGTCATGTCCCGCAAGCAGCGCAACAGGTGCCAGTACTGCCGGCTGCTCAAGTGCCTCCAGATGGGCATGAACCGCAAAG CAATCAGGGAGGATGGCATGCCAGGAGGCAGAAACAAAAGCATCGGACCTGTCCAG ATATCAGAGGAAGAGATTGAGAGAATTATGTCTGGGCAAGAATTTGAGGGAGAGGCAAACATGTCATGGAGCAACAACGGAGACAGTGACCATAGCTCCCCTGGAAATGGCGTTTCTGAGAGCAACCAGCCTTCACCTGTTTCTACTCCATCTTCAAG tagGTCCGTGGAGCTGAACGGGTTCGCTGCACTCAGGGATCAGTACCTGGGCACGCCGGTGTCCACGCACTACCAGTACCTGCCGCACCTTTTTAGCTACTCGGCGCACTCGGCGCTGGTGGCGCCGCAGCCGCGCAGCCTGGACCCGCAGTCGCACGGGCTCATCAGCCAGCTGGTGTGTGCCGAGGACCTGGAGCCGCTCGGCACGCCCATGCTCATCGAGGACGG GTATAAAGTGACTCAGGCAGAGCTGTTTGCGTTGCTGTGTCGTCTGGCGGATGAATTGCTTTTCAGGCAGATTGCTTGGATCAAGAAGCTGCCGTTCTTCTGCGAACTCTCCATCAAGGACTATACCTGCCTGCTCAGCTCTACGTGGCAGGAGCTGATCCTGCTCTCCTCGCTGACTGTTTACAGCAAGCAGATCTTTGGTGACCTCGCCGATGTCACCTCCAAGTACTCGCCCTCTGACGACGAGCTGCACAG GTTCAGTGAAGAGGGGATGGAGGTGATGGAGCGCTTGATCTACCTCTTTCGCAAATTCAGCCAGCTGAAGGTCAGCAACGAGGAGTACGCCTGCATGAAAGCCATCAACTTCCTCAACCAAG ATATCAGGGGTCTGACCAACGcctcccagctggagcagctgaacAAGCGGTACTGGTACGTGTGCCAGGACTTCACGGAGTACAAATACCCCCACCAGCCAAACCGCTTCCCGGATTTAATGATGTGTCTGCCAGAGATACGCTACATTGCAG GAAAAATGGTGAATgtccctctggagcagctgcctcTCCTTTTTAAGGCCGTTCTACATTCCTGCAAGACGAGTGTGAGCAAAGAGTGA
- the NR6A1 gene encoding nuclear receptor subfamily 6 group A member 1 isoform X4, which translates to MKRDSTCMEDERVDQRTCLICGDRATGLHYGIISCEGCKGFFKRSICNKRVYRCSRDKNCVMSRKQRNRCQYCRLLKCLQMGMNRKAIREDGMPGGRNKSIGPVQISEEEIERIMSGQEFEGEANMSWSNNGDSDHSSPGNGVSESNQPSPVSTPSSSRSVELNGFAALRDQYLGTPVSTHYQYLPHLFSYSAHSALVAPQPRSLDPQSHGLISQLVCAEDLEPLGTPMLIEDGYKVTQAELFALLCRLADELLFRQIAWIKKLPFFCELSIKDYTCLLSSTWQELILLSSLTVYSKQIFGDLADVTSKYSPSDDELHRFSEEGMEVMERLIYLFRKFSQLKVSNEEYACMKAINFLNQDIRGLTNASQLEQLNKRYWYVCQDFTEYKYPHQPNRFPDLMMCLPEIRYIAGKMVNVPLEQLPLLFKAVLHSCKTSVSKE; encoded by the exons ATGAGCGGGTGGATCAGCGAACCTGCCTGATCTGCGGGGACAGGGCCACGGGGCTGCACTATGGCATCATCTCCTGCGAGGGCTGCAAGGGCTTCTTCAAGAGGAGCATCTGCAACAAGCGGGTGTACCGATGCAGCCGGGACAAGAACTGCGTCATGTCCCGCAAGCAGCGCAACAGGTGCCAGTACTGCCGGCTGCTCAAGTGCCTCCAGATGGGCATGAACCGCAAAG CAATCAGGGAGGATGGCATGCCAGGAGGCAGAAACAAAAGCATCGGACCTGTCCAG ATATCAGAGGAAGAGATTGAGAGAATTATGTCTGGGCAAGAATTTGAGGGAGAGGCAAACATGTCATGGAGCAACAACGGAGACAGTGACCATAGCTCCCCTGGAAATGGCGTTTCTGAGAGCAACCAGCCTTCACCTGTTTCTACTCCATCTTCAAG tagGTCCGTGGAGCTGAACGGGTTCGCTGCACTCAGGGATCAGTACCTGGGCACGCCGGTGTCCACGCACTACCAGTACCTGCCGCACCTTTTTAGCTACTCGGCGCACTCGGCGCTGGTGGCGCCGCAGCCGCGCAGCCTGGACCCGCAGTCGCACGGGCTCATCAGCCAGCTGGTGTGTGCCGAGGACCTGGAGCCGCTCGGCACGCCCATGCTCATCGAGGACGG GTATAAAGTGACTCAGGCAGAGCTGTTTGCGTTGCTGTGTCGTCTGGCGGATGAATTGCTTTTCAGGCAGATTGCTTGGATCAAGAAGCTGCCGTTCTTCTGCGAACTCTCCATCAAGGACTATACCTGCCTGCTCAGCTCTACGTGGCAGGAGCTGATCCTGCTCTCCTCGCTGACTGTTTACAGCAAGCAGATCTTTGGTGACCTCGCCGATGTCACCTCCAAGTACTCGCCCTCTGACGACGAGCTGCACAG GTTCAGTGAAGAGGGGATGGAGGTGATGGAGCGCTTGATCTACCTCTTTCGCAAATTCAGCCAGCTGAAGGTCAGCAACGAGGAGTACGCCTGCATGAAAGCCATCAACTTCCTCAACCAAG ATATCAGGGGTCTGACCAACGcctcccagctggagcagctgaacAAGCGGTACTGGTACGTGTGCCAGGACTTCACGGAGTACAAATACCCCCACCAGCCAAACCGCTTCCCGGATTTAATGATGTGTCTGCCAGAGATACGCTACATTGCAG GAAAAATGGTGAATgtccctctggagcagctgcctcTCCTTTTTAAGGCCGTTCTACATTCCTGCAAGACGAGTGTGAGCAAAGAGTGA
- the NR5A1 gene encoding steroidogenic factor 1 isoform X2, protein MDYSYDEDLDELCPVCGDKVSGYHYGLLTCESCKGFFKRTVQNNKHYTCTESQSCKIDKTQRKRCPYCRFQKCLTVGMRLEAVRADRMRGGRNKFGPMYKRDRALKQQKKALIRANGFKLETMPQIMSPVQSDYSLSSTIHSIHAMSKTLPPNPAALTPVDYERSPYGTPSLGMTVPSHTPLPGYHYPSFPNRAIKSEYPDHYTNAHEAVPAYMYPETYPSSSPPDIPEVILKLLQLEPDEAQMKARILSCLQQEQGKGRHEKLSTFGLMCKMADQTLFSIVEWARSCIFFKELEVGDQMKLLQNCWSELLVFDHIYRQLQHGKEHSVLLVTGQEVDMSAIAAQAGSILNTLVLRAQELVLHLHSLQVDRHEFVCLKFLILFSLELTWSNLPFVGSAVEDGIVYYVQDVIAFNKRISTFTTLPQHSQSQALFTRAAI, encoded by the exons ATGGACTATTCTTATGATGAGGACCTGGACGAGCTGTGTCCGGTCTGCGGGGACAAGGTCTCCGGGTACCACTACGGGCTTCTCACCTGCGAGAGCTGCAAG GGTTTCTTCAAGCGCACGGTGCAGAACAACAAGCACTACACCTGCACCGAGAGCCAGAGCTGCAAGATCGACAAGACCCAGCGCAAGCGCTGCCCCTACTGCCGCTTCCAGAAGTGCCTCACCGTGGGGATGCGCCTGGAAG CTGTGCGTGCAGACCGGATGCGTGGAGGGAGGAACAAGTTTGGACCCATGTACAAGCGGGACCGTGCCttaaagcagcagaagaaagctCTGATCCGAGCCAACGGCTTCAAGCTGGAGACCATGCCTCAGATCATGTCCCCTGTGCAGAGTGACTACAGCCTGTCCTCCACCATCCACAGCATCCATGCCATGTCCAAGACCCTGCCGCCCAACCCGGCCGCCCTGACGCCCGTGGATTACGAGCGCAGCCCCTACGGGACGCCCTCCCTGGGAATGACAGTTCCCAGCCACACGCCGCTGCCCGGCTACCACTACCCCTCCTTCCCCAACCGCGCCATCAAGTCCGAGTACCCTGACCACTACACAAATGCCCATGAGGCCGTGCCTGCTTACATGTACCCAGAGACctaccccagcagctccccccCCGACATCCCCGAGGTCATCctgaagctgctgcagctggagcccgACGAGGCCCAGATGAAGGCACGGATactctcctgcctgcagcaagagcagggcaaAGGCCGGCATGAGAAGCTCAGCACCTTCGGCCTCATGTGCAAGATGGCCGACCAGACCCTCTTCTCCATCGTGGAGTGGGCACGGAGCTGCATCTTCTTCAAGGAGCTGGAG GTGGGTGACCAGATGAAGCTGCTGCAGAACTGCTGGAGTGAGCTGCTGGTGTTTGACCACATCTACCGGCAGCTGCAGCACGGCAAGGAGCACAGCGTGCTGCTGGTCACTGGCCAGGAG GTGGACATGTCGGCCATCGCAGCCCAGGCCGGCTCCATCCTGAACACGCTGGTGCTGCGGGCGCAGGAGCTCGTCCTGCACTTGCACTCGCTCCAGGTGGACCGGCACGAATTCGTCTGCCTCAAGTTCCTCATCCTCTTCAGCCTCG AGCTCACTTGGAGTAATTTGCCCTTCGTAGGCTCAGCTGTAGAGGACGGGATTGTGTATTATGTGCAGGATGTAATTGCCTTTAACAAGAGAATTTCCACATTTACCACTCTGCCACAGCACAGTCAAAGCCAAGCCCTGTTCACAAGAGCTGCCATTTGA
- the NR5A1 gene encoding steroidogenic factor 1 isoform X1 has product MDYSYDEDLDELCPVCGDKVSGYHYGLLTCESCKGFFKRTVQNNKHYTCTESQSCKIDKTQRKRCPYCRFQKCLTVGMRLEAVRADRMRGGRNKFGPMYKRDRALKQQKKALIRANGFKLETMPQIMSPVQSDYSLSSTIHSIHAMSKTLPPNPAALTPVDYERSPYGTPSLGMTVPSHTPLPGYHYPSFPNRAIKSEYPDHYTNAHEAVPAYMYPETYPSSSPPDIPEVILKLLQLEPDEAQMKARILSCLQQEQGKGRHEKLSTFGLMCKMADQTLFSIVEWARSCIFFKELEVGDQMKLLQNCWSELLVFDHIYRQLQHGKEHSVLLVTGQEVDMSAIAAQAGSILNTLVLRAQELVLHLHSLQVDRHEFVCLKFLILFSLDVKYLENHTLAKDAQEKANAALLEYTVCHYPHSTDKFRQLLLWLAEVRALSLQAEEYLYHKHLSGEVPCNNLLIEMLHAKRT; this is encoded by the exons ATGGACTATTCTTATGATGAGGACCTGGACGAGCTGTGTCCGGTCTGCGGGGACAAGGTCTCCGGGTACCACTACGGGCTTCTCACCTGCGAGAGCTGCAAG GGTTTCTTCAAGCGCACGGTGCAGAACAACAAGCACTACACCTGCACCGAGAGCCAGAGCTGCAAGATCGACAAGACCCAGCGCAAGCGCTGCCCCTACTGCCGCTTCCAGAAGTGCCTCACCGTGGGGATGCGCCTGGAAG CTGTGCGTGCAGACCGGATGCGTGGAGGGAGGAACAAGTTTGGACCCATGTACAAGCGGGACCGTGCCttaaagcagcagaagaaagctCTGATCCGAGCCAACGGCTTCAAGCTGGAGACCATGCCTCAGATCATGTCCCCTGTGCAGAGTGACTACAGCCTGTCCTCCACCATCCACAGCATCCATGCCATGTCCAAGACCCTGCCGCCCAACCCGGCCGCCCTGACGCCCGTGGATTACGAGCGCAGCCCCTACGGGACGCCCTCCCTGGGAATGACAGTTCCCAGCCACACGCCGCTGCCCGGCTACCACTACCCCTCCTTCCCCAACCGCGCCATCAAGTCCGAGTACCCTGACCACTACACAAATGCCCATGAGGCCGTGCCTGCTTACATGTACCCAGAGACctaccccagcagctccccccCCGACATCCCCGAGGTCATCctgaagctgctgcagctggagcccgACGAGGCCCAGATGAAGGCACGGATactctcctgcctgcagcaagagcagggcaaAGGCCGGCATGAGAAGCTCAGCACCTTCGGCCTCATGTGCAAGATGGCCGACCAGACCCTCTTCTCCATCGTGGAGTGGGCACGGAGCTGCATCTTCTTCAAGGAGCTGGAG GTGGGTGACCAGATGAAGCTGCTGCAGAACTGCTGGAGTGAGCTGCTGGTGTTTGACCACATCTACCGGCAGCTGCAGCACGGCAAGGAGCACAGCGTGCTGCTGGTCACTGGCCAGGAG GTGGACATGTCGGCCATCGCAGCCCAGGCCGGCTCCATCCTGAACACGCTGGTGCTGCGGGCGCAGGAGCTCGTCCTGCACTTGCACTCGCTCCAGGTGGACCGGCACGAATTCGTCTGCCTCAAGTTCCTCATCCTCTTCAGCCTCG ACGTGAAGTACCTGGAGAACCACACGCTGGCCAAGGATGCTCAGGAGAAGGCCAACGCGGCGCTGCTGGAGTACACGGTGTGCCACTACCCCCACTCCACGGACAAGTTCcgccagctgctgctgtggctggccGAGGTCCGGGCGCTGAGCCTGCAGGCCGAGGAGTACCTGTACCACAAGCACCTCAGCGGGGAGGTGCCCTGCAACAACCTCCTCATCGAGATGCTGCACGCCAAGCGGACTTGA